The genome window GGGTGCCGTTTTTCTGAGCGATTGTTAGGGGGTCGTCCTGTTTGGCAAAGTGATCCATACCGAGGTGGTGGTAACCGTGGTCGGTGAGGATGGTGATGATTTTCTCCAGCATCTTCAGCTTCGATTCCGGGTCTGGCAGATCCTTGGCTTCGAGGATTTTCTGGGCGGGCATGATCCATGGCACGTGGGCGTAGGAGAACACGGCGAGTCGGTCCGGCGCGTAGTCGAGGATGTGGTGCAGGGTTTGCTCAAACGATTCAGGCGTCTGTTTCGGTAGCCCGTAGATCAGGTCGAGGTTGCAGGAGGTGATACCGGCGTCGCGCAGCCACTTGAGTGCATTGCGGTTGCATTCGTCCGATTGGATCCGGTGCACGGCTTCCTGGACTTCGATTTTGGTGTCCTGCACCCCCATGGAGGCGCGGTTGATACCCATGGCGCGGAAGGCGGCGATGTGTTCCTCGGTGAGGGTCCGCGGGTCGAGTTCAGTGGAAAGTTCCGCGTCATCGTGGAACTCGAAGTGTGAGTGGATGAACTTGGAAAAGCGGTCGATCTGCGCGGTGGTCAGGTAGTTCGGGGTGCCGCCGCCGAAGTGGAGCTGGCGCACCTTCCTGCCGGGCTTGATGCGTGGCAGGAAGAGCTCGATCTCTTTTTCCATGAGGTCGAGGTAGTGGTCCGCCTTGTCCTGCTGGCTGGTGATGATCTTGGTGCAGCCGCAGAACCAGCAGAGCGAGCGACAGAAGGGGATGTGGAAGTAGAGCGAGAGATCGGAGTCCTCGGTCTCGGTCTGGGCGGCGAGTATCGCCTTGTCCGTCTCCTCACTGAAATGGGGGGCGGTCGGGTAGGAGGTATAACGCGGGCCCGGCTGGTTATACTTGCGGATGAGATCTAGTTCTGGGATGAGCATGGTAAGTTTATGATAGGTCTTATGGGTCCTATGGGACTTATGCACTGAACTGCGCCACTGTGTCGCAGAGGACTTGCATGTTCTCAGGTTTGGCGGAGGGGAGGATGCCGTGGCCGAGGTTGAGGATGTGGCCGTGGCGGCCTTTCATGCTTTCCAGCAGCCGGGTGGTCTCGGTGCGCACGACATCGGCGCTGGAGGAGAGGATGAGGGGGTCGAGGTTGCCTTGCACGGCGACGTTGTCAGGGAGGGCGTCGTAGTAGCTGGGGAGGTTGATGGTCCAGTCGATACTCAAGACGCTGGCGCCGGTGGTGCAGAGCGCGTCCCGCTGGTGGGCCATGCCCTTGGCGAAGATGATGACGGGAAAATCGGCGGGCAGGGCGTCGATGATTTTTTTGATCCACTTGAGCGACATACCGTCGTAGTGGCTGGCCGGGCAGAAAGCGCCGGCGGAGTCGAAGATCTGGATGGCGTCCACCCCGGCGTCGATCTTCATCTTGAACAGGTCGATGACTGCGGAGGTGATTTTTTCCATCAGCAGATCGAAGGTGGCGGGCTCGGAGTAGTAGAGGGTTTTCAGCGCGGCGAGGTCCTTGAGCGAGCCGCCCTCGGTCATGTAAGCGGCGAGCGTCCATGGTGAGCCGCCGAAGCCGAGCAGGGTTTTCTCCTCGCCTATTTCCTGACGTGTCATACGCAGGGCGGCGGGCAGGTAGGCGAGTTTCTCCTCGATGCCCGAGGCGTCGAGCGCGTTGATTTTTTCGACAGAATCCAGCAGGTAGTCCATGCCGATGCCACCGCCGTCACGGAAATGATACGGCTGACCCAGTGCCTCGGGGATGATGAGGATGTCAGAAAAAATGATCGCGGCATCGAGTGGGAAGCGTTTCAGCGGCTGCAGAGTGACCTCGGTCGCCAGCTCGGGCGACTTGACCATTTCCGTGAAGGAATACTTCTCCTTGAGGGCGCGGTATTCGGGAAGATAGCGGCCAGCCTGGCGCATCACCCAGACGGGAGTGCGGTCGGTGGGTTCACGGCGGATGGCGGCGAGGAAGCGTTGTCGGGAAGTCATTTCGGGAGTCAGGAGTCAGGAGTCAGGAGGCGGGAGGAGTGATTGGAGCTTGGGGTTCTTTAACTTGGGAGGTGTCGCGGATGTAGATGATGAAGGATGGGAGTGCGGCGAGGACGAGGATGATGGCGCAGGCGATGATCAGGTTGAACAGGGCACCCTCGGTGAAGCCGTAGGAGTGGAGGCCGACGCTGAGGAGGTTGACCCCGAACCAGGCAAGGAGGACGACGATGTTGGTCAGGGCCAGCATGGTGGCGATGCCGAGCTCCTTGAGTTGTTTACCCCATTTTCCGTGCAGGATGATCAGTAGCCAGAGGCAGAGCAGGAGGGCACCGTTTTCCTTGGGGTCCCAGCCCCAGAAGCGACCCCATGACTGGTCGCCCCAGATACCGCCGAGGATGGTGCCGACGATGCAGAACAACAGCGCGACCAGGGTGACGCCGATGAAGTTCTTGGAGATGCTTTTGATAAGATCCTTGTTTCCGGGCCGGACCAGACGGACAAAGAGATAGGCATTGGCGGTGAGGCCGGCGACAGCCGCCGCGCCGTAGCCGATGGCAATACTGACCACGTGGGTGGCTAGCCAGAAATTGGAATCCAACACCGCGACCAGTCGGCCCATGGTGTCGCCTTCCATGGCGTACTTGAATCCCACAAAGTGAAGGATGATGCCGGGCACGGTGGAGATCAGCAGCCCGAGCCCGTCGCGGCGACGGAACTCGATAATGAGTCCTAACAGGACGCAGATAAACCCGACAAAGATGATCGACTCGTAAATGGTGGTGACGGGGGCGGGTCGGCCCCGGATCATCATACGCAGCAGGATGCCGCCGGCGTGGAGGAGGAAGCCGGTGAGCACCACGCCCCAGCTTCCCCAGCGCATCGCCTTGCCGGCAAAGAGCCAGCTGAGGGCGAGTAACAGGAAGCCGAGGATGTAGAAGGCGATGCTCTTGGTGAAGGCGTCTAACTGGTTGTAAAAGAGTTCACGTTTGGCAAGGGTGGTGGTGACTTTATGGGAGCCCGCCAGAAAGGTTTCCTTGTGGCTGGCCGCTGATTCCTCGTCTTTGTTAGAAAGGGCGGCGATGGTTGCCTCCAGCTCGGTGATGAGATGGAGCTCCTTATCCGTCGGTGTCCGCTGGGGATCGAGAGCCGACCAAGGGGTGAGCCATTCCTTGTGAATGGGATCATCGTCCGGCGGGATGATCGTGAATGTTGCCACGGCGGAGTCGCGTTGCTGCAAGTCCCTGATCCGGCTGACCAGGTCGAAGATCGCCAGGTCATACGGGTTATTGCGATCGAAGGTGGTCTTGAGTTTCTCGACCGTTGTCCGGAACAGGTCCCAGCGTTGGTGGATCTGGAAAAAGCTGAATGGTTTGCCTGCGGGGAGGTTGAGTTCCTTGGCGAGCTGCTCGTTTTCGATGACCAGCTCGGGTGTCAGGCAGGTGAGCGACCGGCTGATCGAGAAGTAGTTGTAAACGGTGTTGTAGAGCTTGAGGAGCTGTTCTTCGACCAAGGTGCGATGGTCCTTGTTGCGTTGCTGGATGGTCTGGGCACGGGAGCGCTGGGCGTCGATCACGGTGCGCAGTTCGTTGAAGCTGTAGATGTATGGGCCGGCGCCTTCTTTTTCCAGTCCGAGGTCGTCGATGAGATCGCCATTCTTGATCCTGAAACACTTGACATCATAGGCGGCTTCGGGGTCGAGCAGGAGCTGGGCCATCCACTGGCTGGCGGAGAGGTCGCCGATTTTTGATTTGTGGTAACATGCCAGCAGGGTGAAGCGGGCAAAGGAGTCGAAGGGTTTGATCCGACCGGCGTTTTGCACCGGGATGGACGCCAGCAGCTTGCCGGAACCGGGCGAGATGTCTTTTTCCGGTGGTGTGGCGGGCGACTGGGCGAGGAGCTGGCCGGAGATGGCGAGGCCGAGGGACAACGCCAGCAGGGGTGCCATTTTTCTGAGCGAGGGGATGGGTATAAAACGGGTCATGGCGTTAAGAGGCTTTACGTGGCTGGTTTTTGTTTTGCGCAGCCACAATGAGGCGTGGAACCTGCATCACGACGTGGACGAGCAGCCCGAGAGTGATCACCACGATGGAGATGTAGGGCATCAATTGGCCTTTGTTGTAGACGACCTGAAGCACCGTCGTCTCGACGCCCACCTGACTGAATGACGCCTGGTAGAGGGTGTAGCCATTGCGTCTCAGCGGGTGGTTCATGTAGATCTTGATATCCTCGGTGGATTCGTCCTGGGTGACCCGGACCTTGGATGAAAACGCCCGGGCCATCATCGTGCCGGCGTGATTGAGCTTTTCAAAATCCTTCAGGTAAAGGCTGAACGGCAGCTGGTGGTGACGCGCGCGCAGTGAGACCTCGTAGGTTTTTCCGTCACCGGCTGTTAGTATGGCCGGTTTCCACTCGGGGTGGGCGATAAAGATGTAGCTACCCGACTGGTCGTCGGGCAAGCCGGTGATCTCGACCTCGATGCCGCGCAGGTTCTGGTCCTTGGGGTCTCCCGGAAGCTCCTCCAGCTCGACGTTGGCGGCGCGGCCTCTGAACTTGTCCGATTTTTTGTTGTCGGGACGTGCCACAGGTTTGCAGTTTTTGTACATGCGGGTGACCTTGAAAGCCATCGGCACGGTGTCATCGCCAAATGGTTGTTTGCTGTGGAAAAACCCCTGGGTGAAGCTGGTGGTGTCGTCGTATTCCGGGTTGGAGCGGTCGGTGACGGCTAGTTCCACCTCGTGGGAGTTCAGGAAAGTGGATGATTCCTCGCCCTCGCGGATGCTGATATGTCCCTCGGTGGTGGTGTAGGCGGTGACAACGGCGCCGACCATCAGCAGGAAAACGCCAAGGTGGGTGATGTTGATGCCGATATTCTGGAACTTCCACTTGGTGCCGACCAAAAGCTTGGCGGTGAGGTTTACCAGGATGACGGCCATGATCAGTCGACCGCCGGGTAGCCAGAGAGGCCACTCCATCGGCTGGATGCACCAGGCGGAAAAGTATTTTTCCAGGCTGTAGTGGAGGCCGAAGTATTTCTGGTTGATGGTGCCCACAACCACCAGAACGACCAGCCAGAGTGTGGCGTAGTAGAAAATGGCGGCGGATGCGAGCGGCTTGAGCAGCCGTACGGCGGGGAGTGGTTTACTCATGAGCTAGTTGGTTGCTGGGGCCAGCGACTGGGTGAACCCGGTGAAGGCGGCGGTGATTTTTTCCAGGTCGGCTGGATTGCCGGGGACTTTGATGAAAACGGAGGTATTTGTCGGCCGGGGAATGATGGCCGCGAGCAGCCCGCTGTCCGGTGAGGCAGGGTTCGAAAGCGAAACGATGTAGCCTTTTCCAAGTCCTGTCTCCACTTCCTTGAGGGTAGCGGCGATGGCGGATTCTTGAAGGGGTGGCAGACCGATCTGACCGCGCCAACGGTTGACGTTACCAGCCAGATCGCCGCCAAACTCGGTGATCGAGGCGTTGAGGGTGCCGGAACCCGACGGGATGAGGATGGTGGCCAGGCGCATGCCGCTGGCAGACTGGGCGGTCCAGCCGTCGGGGAGGGTCCAGGTGTAGGGTGCTTTTGTGGCCGTGGCTGGAGTTTGTGGTGGCTGTTGTGCCGGTGCTGTGGCCTCGGCCCGTGGTGCCTTGGGCGTACGGAAGTGCTGCACCTCGCCTTTTTCACGGCATGAGCAGTGGAGCAGGGCAAGCAGGGCGGCAGTCGTAAGTAGACCGGTGGATGGAAATGTCTTCATATCAGGGGTTTGGTTGGTTGTCGTTGCCTGGTGCCTGTCCGGGTTCCTGCTGGTTCCACAGTTCGATCAACCGGCGTGCTTCGCGGATGCCGTCGGGGTCCTTGGCCTGGGCGATATAGGTTTCCAGATGCGCGATGGCCTTGGCCTTGTTGTTGAGTTCCATGTAACAGCGTGAGGCGGTGATGTGGGCGTCGTGGAATGTGGGATCGTGTTTGAGCAGTGCCAGGCAATCGTCGAGTGCGGGCTGGAAACTCTTGTTGCGGTAGCGGATGATCGCCCGGTAGAGCCGGGCCTTGGTATGGGCCGGGGTGATTTCGAGCACACGGGAGAAATCGGCCAGCGCCTTTTCAGTCTGGCCGGTGGCGATCATGACATAGCCGCGTTGGAAAAAGACATCTGCTGCCCCGGGTGCCAGGGTGGCCGCTTTGTCGAGGTCGGCGAGTGCTGCGGGGAACTGTCGCATCTGGGCGTAAAGCTCGGCCCGTTTGATGTAGGGGCCGGCGTCATCGGGGGATTGCCCGATAGCCGCCGTCTGCTGAGCCACCTGCTGCTGTATGGCCTGCATCGCCTCGGCATGTCCATCGGGGGCTTGCGCCGACGAAGAAGGCGCCGCCCCGGAGTCCTGTGGCCGGACGGGTCGGGTGGGTTCCGGCGCTGGTTCTACCTCGATGTCCTTGACCTCCTTGGCGAGATCGAAGGCGAGCAGGGTGGCTCCGAGAAGAATCAACAGGTAGAGCACAGGTTTCATGCGGGGTTAAAAGCGGATGGAGGTTGTGATGTCAATGGCAGAAA of Akkermansiaceae bacterium contains these proteins:
- the hemN gene encoding oxygen-independent coproporphyrinogen III oxidase, which produces MLIPELDLIRKYNQPGPRYTSYPTAPHFSEETDKAILAAQTETEDSDLSLYFHIPFCRSLCWFCGCTKIITSQQDKADHYLDLMEKEIELFLPRIKPGRKVRQLHFGGGTPNYLTTAQIDRFSKFIHSHFEFHDDAELSTELDPRTLTEEHIAAFRAMGINRASMGVQDTKIEVQEAVHRIQSDECNRNALKWLRDAGITSCNLDLIYGLPKQTPESFEQTLHHILDYAPDRLAVFSYAHVPWIMPAQKILEAKDLPDPESKLKMLEKIITILTDHGYHHLGMDHFAKQDDPLTIAQKNGTLQRNFQGYSTHGGVEICAFGMSSISQTSRSYRQNFKDITDYGQAVAAGAYPIDRGILLTDEDVLRRDIIMSIMCQLKLDYTAKSEQHGIDIKSHFADAIASLKPMEADGLLELNEDSLQVTAQGRLFIRNISMAFDAYLQGGDSQKGKFSKTV
- the hemE gene encoding uroporphyrinogen decarboxylase, which gives rise to MTSRQRFLAAIRREPTDRTPVWVMRQAGRYLPEYRALKEKYSFTEMVKSPELATEVTLQPLKRFPLDAAIIFSDILIIPEALGQPYHFRDGGGIGMDYLLDSVEKINALDASGIEEKLAYLPAALRMTRQEIGEEKTLLGFGGSPWTLAAYMTEGGSLKDLAALKTLYYSEPATFDLLMEKITSAVIDLFKMKIDAGVDAIQIFDSAGAFCPASHYDGMSLKWIKKIIDALPADFPVIIFAKGMAHQRDALCTTGASVLSIDWTINLPSYYDALPDNVAVQGNLDPLILSSSADVVRTETTRLLESMKGRHGHILNLGHGILPSAKPENMQVLCDTVAQFSA
- the ccsA gene encoding cytochrome c biogenesis protein CcsA, whose translation is MTRFIPIPSLRKMAPLLALSLGLAISGQLLAQSPATPPEKDISPGSGKLLASIPVQNAGRIKPFDSFARFTLLACYHKSKIGDLSASQWMAQLLLDPEAAYDVKCFRIKNGDLIDDLGLEKEGAGPYIYSFNELRTVIDAQRSRAQTIQQRNKDHRTLVEEQLLKLYNTVYNYFSISRSLTCLTPELVIENEQLAKELNLPAGKPFSFFQIHQRWDLFRTTVEKLKTTFDRNNPYDLAIFDLVSRIRDLQQRDSAVATFTIIPPDDDPIHKEWLTPWSALDPQRTPTDKELHLITELEATIAALSNKDEESAASHKETFLAGSHKVTTTLAKRELFYNQLDAFTKSIAFYILGFLLLALSWLFAGKAMRWGSWGVVLTGFLLHAGGILLRMMIRGRPAPVTTIYESIIFVGFICVLLGLIIEFRRRDGLGLLISTVPGIILHFVGFKYAMEGDTMGRLVAVLDSNFWLATHVVSIAIGYGAAAVAGLTANAYLFVRLVRPGNKDLIKSISKNFIGVTLVALLFCIVGTILGGIWGDQSWGRFWGWDPKENGALLLCLWLLIILHGKWGKQLKELGIATMLALTNIVVLLAWFGVNLLSVGLHSYGFTEGALFNLIIACAIILVLAALPSFIIYIRDTSQVKEPQAPITPPAS
- a CDS encoding cytochrome c biogenesis protein ResB produces the protein MSKPLPAVRLLKPLASAAIFYYATLWLVVLVVVGTINQKYFGLHYSLEKYFSAWCIQPMEWPLWLPGGRLIMAVILVNLTAKLLVGTKWKFQNIGINITHLGVFLLMVGAVVTAYTTTEGHISIREGEESSTFLNSHEVELAVTDRSNPEYDDTTSFTQGFFHSKQPFGDDTVPMAFKVTRMYKNCKPVARPDNKKSDKFRGRAANVELEELPGDPKDQNLRGIEVEITGLPDDQSGSYIFIAHPEWKPAILTAGDGKTYEVSLRARHHQLPFSLYLKDFEKLNHAGTMMARAFSSKVRVTQDESTEDIKIYMNHPLRRNGYTLYQASFSQVGVETTVLQVVYNKGQLMPYISIVVITLGLLVHVVMQVPRLIVAAQNKNQPRKAS
- a CDS encoding tetratricopeptide repeat protein, with amino-acid sequence MKPVLYLLILLGATLLAFDLAKEVKDIEVEPAPEPTRPVRPQDSGAAPSSSAQAPDGHAEAMQAIQQQVAQQTAAIGQSPDDAGPYIKRAELYAQMRQFPAALADLDKAATLAPGAADVFFQRGYVMIATGQTEKALADFSRVLEITPAHTKARLYRAIIRYRNKSFQPALDDCLALLKHDPTFHDAHITASRCYMELNNKAKAIAHLETYIAQAKDPDGIREARRLIELWNQQEPGQAPGNDNQPNP